In the Arachis stenosperma cultivar V10309 chromosome 8, arast.V10309.gnm1.PFL2, whole genome shotgun sequence genome, AATAAGTATATCCAACAGCTGATCCTGCAAACAGTAGCTGAGAGGAGGGATTTAAACACAAGGTCCTTATACCTGACAGGAAAGCCATAAATTAGATTCAGTTGCAGCACAGAAAGAATAATAATGCCTTTGAAATATTTGGTTCAAAACAGAATACAGTATTCTATAAAATCCTATCGTTCGTTCTTATAGCGTGTATAGTACTTCTACCTTACTCCCCTAGCATTTTCTTAAACCCCAATTAGAGTCAGAAGGGATTATTCTTTCTTAATTGTTTTCCCAACATACTACTGTTTCTAAAACTTATTACCAAAATATCACCCTTTTCCAACCCTTTTCCAAACTATATAGCCAGATGGAACTGTTCAAAACGGTGGcaccttttatttatttatttattgtgtTGACTACTTACTAGGAGGCGCTAAACCGAGAAGCGCCTTCTTTAGTTTAAGCACTATTACATTTAGGAAATAACAAAATATGTTACAATTTACTTGATTAAGGAATATGAACCAACCCCAATGCTTTTACATAACTATGTAGTACTTTATGTCATTAACTCTTTATATTAGTAGGCTTTATTTAAgctatttattataatattctTTCAGATGAATTTATACTCTTAACATTATTTCCGGACttctttcatatttttcataGTCTTGTATGTTTTTGACAAAACTTAGACAAACTTTGTGTTTAAAATGAGGAATCAGTTGAAGTTGAATTCCTGTGTTAATGCAGGGTCTGGGAAAGAGCCGCACCCAAAGGGTGTAATGTACGCAGCCTAATTAGAGCATTAAAAATACAAGAATTGATTAATGTTAAAATAGGAAACTTGAGCCTTCAGGATAGAGACAATGAACAAATGAGCAAGTAGCAGAAGAGAATTACCAGCAAGAGGTACCACAAAAGGTGTTTGTGCTAAGAAATGGTTGGGTATACTGAAAGAGATCATGCTGACAAATATAGCCAATTAAAAGGGATAAACTTACCTCTGCCATCACTTGATCTAAGTGTTGTCACTTGCTGGACAGAGTAAGGATCTGAAATTGTAATACTCCCCGAAGTGGAGCCACTCAATATAAGTTGATCTTCACTCACACATAAACAAGTTACAGGTGCCGAATGCATCCTGCAGAGAGAGAGTTGCAATGATGAATGTTAGATGACATATTAAGTTACTGAACAACACATAAATCAACCTATAATTTTCCCCTATTCACGTAATATGCAATTTGTATTCTTTTCAATGCAGCTGACTATTTTAGGACATAAAAAGAGGCACAGGGGACACTCTCTCTTACAAAATACCTTATTATTTGAGAACAGCTCCTACTGTACATGTCAAAAACACGAATGGCCCCATCATCATATCCAACCATAGCTTCTGGATCAAAATAGCTGCAAGTACAGAACAATTTGTACAAAAACTTTTACAGTTGGCATAAGCAGCTATTCTAGAAAATTCAGCCAAGGATCTCTAGCTGCAAATCCTTATATGTAAAagtttatctctatctttgttgCCCTTTACTAGGTTTTAACtaatgattttatttttcttttctctttgctGTTTATTATAGCTTTAGATTCTTGATCATAAAGTCCTAACATACGGTCAACTTGGTTTCAGAAAcatattccatttttatttctTGGTTATGTTTGTTTGGAGGATAAAAGCGGGACTAAACTCACTGGTGAAGAAACCTTTTCAAGGAGAGAAGTCACAAAGAAACAAAGGGATTGCTAGACGATGCACACTCCTAGGCACAAATTCTTGAAAGATGAGATGGAAGTAGGTTTCTGAATGTGGCAGCATGGAAGGTAGCAGATAGTGTGGGTTCGTAGTGGAAGGGTATGTTGACATCTGAGAATTAGAAAGCCAGATTTGGTTGATAACTTTTAGTAGCCCACCTATGTTTGAGAAACTGCAGTGTTCTTTGAGAAAGCATTGTAACAAGTAGAATATAGTTTTCCAGGAAAGAGCCACTAGAATTGACATAATGGTGGGTTACTGCAAGATTGAGTTGCAGTAACTTGTCAGAAATGGAGATGCAAGTACATGCATAGTGTTAAATACAGAAGGAAGTGTAAGCACCAGAAATCTGCAGTTTCTATAGTCTACACTCTACAAAGAGAACAAAATTTGCATAACATGTCATTTCTAGCCGTTGAGTATTGGTTCAAGTCCCATGATCATAAAAAATTACAACATAAAAAAACAAACCatgcaaaaatttaaataaataaaaatgcaGAAACATTCAAACTCCATGATATCGTTGCTGCAATGTAGCACCATTAATAATAGATGACCAAGTTGTATATCATGCCATTGCTTCACCCTATGCATAGAAGAACCTGACTGTCTTGTGAAATagtttagaaaataaaattaatagccAGATCATTCATTTTAGTTTACCGCATGCATGACCCTTTTACAACTGCACCTTCAGGGGAAGAAAATATGCTTCTTTTCCCATTCCGTCTCCAAATGCATAAACGACTACCAATCAGACCAACAATCTACAGATAATTAAAGAGGTTTCAGAAATCACAGAGCATGcatgacaaaaaaataaaaataaataaataaaatcagaGAGCATACAGACACAAGCAAGCAAGAAACTATAATCACGAACTGCCGCGATCATTTTCTTATGATGGCAAATAGAAACTGGCCCAGAGATGTTTAACATCATAATTAAATTCAACAGAAAATTTGAAGCAAAAGATACATGAACATGATAAAATAATGACCTTGTGATCAACTACCATGACAAGGTTGACATTAAGTCTACATTCTTTTGGCAACTATCAAGTCTTCatatcaaataaaagataacatAGATAATAATCGTGCTTTCTTTAAGGAATGCAAAAGGATTAAGaattaacaaattaaacatTTGAGATAAAATTTGAGAGTAACTAAGATTTTCCACTCCCAACAAAAGCTTATACTATATTTGAAACAGGTGGAATCATGTCTTCCAAGACAAATAGtaaaatacatataatattCATCAAGCCATTTCACCTTGCTCTCGTCAAAATCAAAGTCAACCAGAGGAAGCATAGCTGGTACTGAGTACTCTTCTATGCATCTATAGCTGTTTACTGACCAGAGACGAATAACCTAACAGAATGACAAGAATAGTTAGTATAAGagctaaacaaaaaaaataaaaaaccaaaaaataacaATCACAACAACAATAACCCGTTTACTACTCGGTGGGGTCAGCTACAAgtaaaactcaactaaaataaaatagcaAAATAACCTTAATTGGAGGAAGTAACATAAACAAGTACAAGAAAGAAAAGTACCATGTGTGTAACATCTCCTAAGAACACAATAGAGAACATTGTCTGGATATCAAAATATTGTTGTAGCAGGATCATAATTAAAAGGGTATACACTAGGAGAGCAATAGGGAGGCAAGGGATTGAGTTCCATGGTCAATATGTCGCATTCCTTCATCTAGTAATGACCCTATTAAAGATCCAAATTAGATAATACACTAGCAGCTTGATTCATCTAGAAAGTAGCAACACAAAAGCTAGTGACAGGAATTTTTAGCCACTGCTAACTTATTTAGTGCACTATAATCTATGTTGAATCTCCATTcaccttttttctttctttactaaGAAGTAAGAATAACAAAGTTATAGGGACAAGTACTAGTACTAGTAGCTCTAGTTATACCTGCATGCATCATTTCAATTTTTTCACATTATCTTCATAGTTTCATCTAAATATATATGGATAGAGGTGAGCATTACATAGAAACCTTCCTCTTAATTTCCATTTTCCCTACCAGCTCTTCGACAACACAAGGCCTTCACATATTATCTGGTATAGAGGTGAAGCTGTATAAGGAGGTACCACTATTCATGCTTTAAAAAACACAATTTTCAAGTCATAAACCTACTTTGTATTTAGTACACccaatatatgatttttttgtttccATAAGCAAagttaaataaatagaaaaatgaaAGTTAATAATCCATTAAGAATTTAATAAACAGTAAAAATAATGAGATATGCAAATAGTGTATTTATTTACCTTATCACCCACACCAGTAGCAACTGTGCCCATTTTCATTCGGCACTGAGCAGCCCTGATTTAAAATCCAAGCAGGGAACATCAATATCCATCCAACCAATGATGTATTGTATGTATATCACACAGACACACACCAAAAGGGGAGCGGAAAAGAGacaaaacaaaactaaaagacATGGCATGTAATACAGAATTTCACATTGAGAATCCATCAATACTCTTTGAATTGGAGTGACATCACTAAAAGATTTTTTGTATAACCCACTTACCCACTATGGTATGGCAAACATGAATGGCTGTGGTGATCGTCATTGGAGTATGGGAAAAATGCCAGAAGCTAGAATAGTATTTCCATATGAGTACaacattagttttttttttttctttgtaagCAAGAATCTGAAATTCATAAGGATCATTTGCTTGGCGAGCATGTATAACAAACATCCTAAGAGGCATATTAGGGATAATGTACTAGTCAAAGTTGTTAAAGATAAGTCTTGACTTCGTAGGAAAATGGAAAAGAATGAGAAGTGAAGGCTGAATGTAAGTCAGCATAGTTTGATCGCTTGAGTGCTTAGGTATAGATACACCACAGTATCAATATATATAGTCATTGGCTTTTTTAACATTGCCCCTCAGGTTTAAACTTATCATCTCTAAGCTTGTCATAAGTAAGCTGTTACCAATGACGATgagaaaaacattaaataaacACCGTTAGATACAGCTAAAATAACCACAACAAAAGAAAGCCAGGAATGTGTGGAAATAGCCATCAACTCCTCATCCTCCAAATATGATTTATCTCAATACCAAATAATAAGACCTTTCATAGTGTCATGTTCTCACAATTTATTCACAATTGTACTCGTAGTCTACAACTTTTACATTGCACTAGTTATTGactatgaaaatttgaaaatatatactCCCAATTGCGAAATCCAGTTACCCATGTCAAGTGTGATATAGTGGGTTCTAAAATGCATCCAAAAAAGTATCAAATCAATGGTGAAATTCTATCCTTAACATGGTCAAGAGGATCTTCCAATTGAGAGAATCCACCCTCATGAAAAAATTACTCTTATAAACTATGAGCCAAGAAGTATAGACAAAGCTTTTGCATCATATCACGGGGGAGTATGTGAGAATTGAGAAGTGTTTGTATCATTAGTCTACCAAGAATCAGAACAACTATGCAACTGAACTGATTAAGAtgtaaaaacaagaaaaaaaggaCAACTATGTCCTATGTGTCTCACGTTTCACTGGTAGGAACCTTGAAAATTTAAGTTTTGTAGAGGCTTGTGTGTCTCCACTAAAAATGGTCAAAAAATCTATTTGCCATTTACCTTCAACAGTAACAACAGAACGACATATATGCAGATATGCACATCACCAAGAAATTAAGTACATGCTATCAAAAAGTTGAAATTACGTGGTTGAATGACCCTTCCACTGATCAACATGAAAGGAACCATCTTGAAGCGCCAACCTATGCTGTTCCGTAGCCATTTCTGCAAAAATTACCCTCAGGGGCTTTTTCGGGAATTCAGAAGAACCCATCAGCTTCCTGCGATGAAACTCTCGCAGCGACAAAGATTCAATGACGGCATTCCTTCATAAAAACCAATCGACAAAAACACACGGAAAATTTTAGTGAGGCACGTGATGAATCTGCCCGTTATTGTTCAAATTCAATATACTAGGGCTTAAAAATTAGGAAAAGATTAGAAGAGGGAGGAAGAGAATAACCATGTTTTGCAAACGAGAGTGCAGCGAACGAGCTCGAACATGTCGAGGAAAGCGAAGATCATACACAGGATGTCGTGGTCAAGGGACAGGGCTGTAGTTTGAGTTCTCCGGCTTTTCTTTCTTTCGTCGGCGGTGGCTGTGGAAGCGGGGTCATTGGCCGCCGCCGGTGAAAACTGTTGTCGTTTGCTCATTGCTGGTTGTCACATAATTGCAACTTGCAAGTCGTTAGTTGGAAAAAGAAACTGTAGTGCTGAAGACAGCTAAGCTTATTTTTACAATGTTTGTGTGGATACTGGATAATTGGATAGTAGTTACTGGCCCCCGGTGGATGGTCATTTGGCCAATACTATGGTGACGAAGGCTATTTTGTTCTACATGTGCTTAAATGAGGTGGCTGTATTTATTTgctaattagtattttttaaaatatatccaacacaaaaaatttataatattaaactatttttacaaaaaaaattgtaaagaacAAAAGTTTCATCGACTAAGAAAATCAGAATCTCtgtagataaaaaaataaataataaattttttagttattattttcatatgaaagaatttaattttttactaataattaactttaatatttttttaaaaatttaacgtgtatatttttatatttgattaggTATTAAGTCTGTTGcataaatagaaataattaatttttatatttgttatttaaaaataatatttttttctgtctatataaaaatataaatagaattaacataaaaaatttatattgatagttataaaattatctcaaatttatttttttaacaattgaatcttaattctaacttttaatcacaatattagtattttttttaaattatatgtaataaatatttgaaggAAAAGAAGTGAAAATTATAGATTAGAAAGATaagtaataaaaatttaaaactaaataaaaaatatgtatataataatatatttttatttaaattatattatattattaattttgttttttgtagaacaaaaaggtaaaaaaaaaaataaagaataagagaaaagagagagaaagataaaaaagaagaatgagaaaGGAAGTTTGTTAactttgaaaactaaaaaaagttttattttaattataatgaaaaatatctggtgacatattttgatttgtcaaattactaaaataaaatataaattatcaattatatatagagtggaaaggatagagagaaatagaaaaaaaaaaagaggtagATAAGAGAATATAAAAAGAAAGTTTACTAATTTTAGAGGgaaatattttctctaaattttaataatagaGTGTCATATGacacattttaattattaaattagttagtaatttataaatataatatagctatattttaatttaatttgaatgcAATAAGAGAATGTCATATTGAATATTTTAATCGTCAAATTTGTAATTAGtcattgataatgatatataagagagataaaatgaatgaaagaatcagagaaatagaaaaaaagaaaaaaattattttacaaaaagaaaaataattttaattataataaaaatatgacatattttaattagtaatatataataatacatatatataatttattttaattaatagtatataataaatcctgtcatatatatatatatatatatatatatatatatatatatatatatatatatatatatatgacagGATTTAAACTTATGAATTGACCACTTAATCAATACAAATTAGTTTAAGTTAAtgtaatattaataattataatttgtaATCTTAGCCATTTTTGGTGGACATactttatattattgttataatGTGGGTCTGagcttaaatatttttaatcaatcaaaaattaagaattttgagtaaaattattttttagttcaGTTCTATTTGGGcagcaaataataataataataataataataataataataataattcatttATTATATTGTATAACGATCCAATTTTCAGTATGACATACTTATATCGAACCATTGAGTATTACTAACTTGAAATTATATTAAAACTTTTATTAGTAATATCAAGCCTATAATCGGGTTAACGAAACTCgatatttataaaaaatcttccttaaaaaaataaaatcgcAACTAACGAGAAACACgagattttacaaattaaaatgataaaCAGATACACACAAACAGGATAATATATATATCCGAGATTTGGCCCATACACAAAACCCCTAATCTAACACCTAGACTAACCTAGTCTTCTAATCTTATCTCTCGAAAAACAAAAATGAGTATCTAAAACGAAAGAACCACTACACTAGAGCGCTGCCAAAAGAAGATGTTGATGTCGCTACTCAATCACTGTCAGAAGTCATGTCCACGATCTCTATATCCATCTCGGGATCCTCATCGTCCTCAAAAGTCAGATCCACAATCTCTATCCCCTCAATGTCCTCGTCGTCAGAAATAACGATGACTAGACACCGCGGCGGAAGTCCTGATAGGCTTTATAACGCCCGTATTGCTCTTCAGCAAATCGTCGGATAAATCAATGACAAAAAAAACATTGGTGTAGAACTTCCAAACACAATTATCTCATCACATAACCAGATATCTTTCAGGATATAATAATTCTTTATGCAGAATTCCATAAtttctttaaaataataaactGAAACAGAGCAGGTCATGAGATTTAGCTTTAGAATCACTTTTCTAAATATCTCAGAGCTATACTTAAATTctataaatacttttaaaaatatgCATGAAGATACCCACGgaactaaaatatataaatatgcttaaactttgaaaaattatatattcCGCAAGTTACTTTAATTAAATTGACGTACTTTAAAATGGGTATGTCTAAAACGAGCTCAACTATTATGTGCTTATTGAATGAGCCACATTTATATAGgccattagattttattagataaaaatcaAAGGCTAATATAAAACAAGAGCATTGATAgactctaataaatatagaatatcctagtacataaataaatgcTTTAAATAACAATACTTTAATACACAATATTTTAAACGGcaacaaaatcttttattcttaaataactaaatataaaatatataaatataaaatatatgagtattttttatttaataaaattaattattatgcaaaacttttttataatattaaaaaattatattaaaataatattttaaataataacataaaactataaaatcattaaaatttattttatattacttgataaataattagattattatattcaaaatttattaactaactacttttattaaagatattattatataatataattttttataaaaatacttttaaaaaataatttaaaatattatatataatacatgaaaatattattttttattttttaatttttttagaaaaacaaaataaataatataatttaaaaacatacctaaataaaaaagttaatattttcatgtattatatataacgttataaataaaatttacttttacaaatattttgataaaaaattatattatataataatatatttaacaaagtaattaattaataaattttaaatataataaactaattatttgtcaagtaatataaaataaattttatttattttatatttttatgttgtagtttaaaatattattttaatattataaaaaatttgtatataataattaatcttaatgaataaaaaaacttatattttttgtatttatattttatattttctaaaataaaatttttttatttttatataataaaatatgtgataatcttcttttatatatattaggGGTGGTAAAACGGGTCGAATTCGTCGGGCCGATCCGCCGAACTCGCTAAAAAATGTGGGTTGGGTTAGAATTTGAAAcctgtcaaattaaaaaaattcgctaaattatgtatatatgttctAACTTCTAATTATgtgactttatttattttattttataatttcgtatatatgttcaaattatgtgacttattttttaaaataaagatggttctattgacaaatattattttaaacaaatttattgaagttaaaaattttaaaaataataataaaaagttatattataatttgactattttttatttgtaattaattatttaattattattttttagttaattttaattaattttatttttcaaaaaaaaaaaaaaagtcaaacgACTAGCATTTTGTACCCACTTTAGTTGGCGGAGCGGGCTTGCCCGTCCCGCTTAAGGTGCGGGCCTAGGTGAGGCGGGGTGGGTTGGGGCGAGCCGGCCTAGTGAGGCGGTCCCAAAATCCTAGCCCTTCCCGCCTAATGGCAGGCATAGCCCGCCAAatatcctcttttttttttactatttggCGGTCCCAATTTTCCAGCCCAATCCGCCTTTTTTAGCGGGTTACGCGGGCCGACCCGGCGGGTTTaggcccgtttgccacccctatatatatatatatatactatttagtaatttttttatatattaaataattataatcatATAATAAGATTGAAATCAGAAAACATATTAAATCTATTATAGTATAactatttaaaatatcatttttatataatcttttaatattataaaataattttgcataaaaattttgtgagtttggcaaatttttttaatttgaccgATTTTAAATCCTAGTCCGACCCACATTTTTTAGCGAGTTCGGCGGGTCAGCCCGACGGACTCGACCCGTTTTGCCACCcctaatatatattaagaagATTATCACATATTTTACTATATAAAGGTAGAAATTTTtgttctaaaaaaatataaattaaataaatacaaaaaatataaatttttttattcattaagattaattattatgcaaatttttttataatattaaaatgatattttaaactataatatagaatataaaataattaaaatttattttatattacttgacaaataattagattattatatttaaaatttattaactaattattttattaaatatattattatatcaaataatttttttatcaaaatatttgtaaaagtaaaatttatttaaaaagttatataaaatacatgaaaaaattaatttttttatttaggtatgtatttaaaattatattatttattatgtttttctaaaaaaaattgaaaaaaataaaaaaattaatattttcatgtattatatataatattttaaataaattatatttttaaaatatttttataaaaaattatattatataataatatatttaataaacttagttagttaataaattttaaatataataatctaattatttgtcaagtaatataaaataaaattttaattattttatatttttatgttagttatagtttaaaa is a window encoding:
- the LOC130944604 gene encoding F-box/WD-40 repeat-containing protein At3g52030, translated to MSKRQQFSPAAANDPASTATADERKKSRRTQTTALSLDHDILCMIFAFLDMFELVRCTLVCKTWNAVIESLSLREFHRRKLMGSSEFPKKPLRVIFAEMATEQHRLALQDGSFHVDQWKGHSTTAAQCRMKMGTVATGVGDKVIRLWSVNSYRCIEEYSVPAMLPLVDFDFDESKIVGLIGSRLCIWRRNGKRSIFSSPEGAVVKGSCMRYFDPEAMVGYDDGAIRVFDMYSRSCSQIIRMHSAPVTCLCVSEDQLILSGSTSGSITISDPYSVQQVTTLRSSDGRGIRTLCLNPSSQLLFAGSAVGYTYCWDLRTRKQLWGKRVSPNVIYSVQHMRGDRSTLAVGGIDGILRFVNQNDGTIVSSCIMEDKLISSPSGSFQRRKGRRLPDNYLNIDIIPTSARPSITCLAVGMKKVVTTHNSSDIRLWKFT